Sequence from the Fictibacillus arsenicus genome:
AATGACTTGGGATGCCATTCATAAACTTGCGGCAAAAGCAGAAGAGAACGGAAAGACGAAGGAAGCGAAACTGCTGACACGTTCATTTGGTCCATATGCTACTGCATTCTCGGGAGCTCCCGTTTTAATCATTTGTTTAGCTACTCCGTATGAATCTAAATTCCGTGAAAAAATCTTTGATCCGATCGAGCTTGCAGAAGATGCCGTTTGGGAAGAAGAAGGCATCAAGAGCAGCTGTCTTGCTATCCAGAACTTAATGCTCGCAGCCCACGCGCGCGGTCTAGGATCATGTCCGATGACGGGTCCTGTTTTATTAGCACAGGAGGCCATCCGTGAATTTTTAGATATTCCTGCTCAAAAGCAGATCAATATGGTAATCTCACTCGGCCATCCCCAAGACCAGCCAAAAAAACTGGCTAGAAAAGCAGTTGAAGAGATAGTAACGTATGTAGATTAATATGAAACCGGCTATCTGGGTTAGTTATTGACCTGGAGCAGCCGTTTTTTTGTTTTATAAGGGAAATTGGAGCTCGTTCGCGAGTATTTATGCTCGCTGAACGAGCGCTTTTTGAGATTTATGAGCGCTATTCGGAATTTACGAGCGACATCTTCATCAGAAAAAAATGGAAAAAGGATTTTTTTCGACACTTAGCGAATATATGCAGGATAAAAGTATGATGAACAAAGAAAGAGGAACATCTATGAAAGAAACATTTGATTTAATAGACTTTGCGCTGCAAAAGAGCGGGCTTGAATCTCTTAAAGATACCACGCAAGTTCAATACTTAGGTGAAGGCGCATGGCATCAGGCATATCTTGTTCAGCTGCGTGTTGGAGAAGCAGTTGTTGTAAGGTTTCCAAAGGCGGAAGCTTACGGGAAGAAGGTAGAGTTTGACGAGGCGGCAGCATATGCAGAATACGCAGGAACAAAAGCCTATTACGAACTGGCAAACAGCGTGAAACCTGGTATCTGTCCGGAGTTTTTTCATTATCATGTTGAAAAAGATAAGACGTTTACCGTTGAATCATATGCTGGAAAAGCGATAAAACTTGAGAGCTTTACGTTCATGGAAGCATTTCAGGCTGGTGCAGAAATGGGTGAATTTTTCCGAAATATGGACACTGCCCAGCACAGTTTAAAGGGATTCGGATACTTGAAATGGAATGGTACAGCTGTTGAAGGACAGTTTCAGTCGAGTGTCACTGATTTTATGAAGGAAGAGAACGAAGAGTACTTAAGCGATTTTAAAGAGTTCATCCAAAACTATGATCAGCCGATTCTCCCATTTGCAACGACTCATTTAGAAGAATGCATGAATAACAGGGAGATTGATGAATCACACATTATACTTACAAACCAGGATACCTCTCCTGAAAATATATTGCTTCATGCAGATGGAAGGATAAGTCTTATCGACCCCGTTCCGCTCCTATACAGCGGAGATTCTTTAGCTGGTAACTTTATAAACAATTATCACACACTGTATCCTTCATTTTTTAATGCACCTCGTTATGCGAAGCATCAGTTTGACCGTTTTGAAGAAAAGCTGCAAACCATAGCTGACGGATTTATGGAAGGCTATTGTAATGGTGATGCTGCTGTAAGGAGACGGGTGAAACAAGAGGAATTTATTAAACTGACAAGCTTAACTGCTTTTCAGCAAAAAGTCTTGCATTCTGACATGACGTTAGAACAAAAAATTCGTTACGGCGAAAAAGCTGCAATCGCCAACAGAATTCCTGTACTTGTTAAAAGAATAGAAGAATTTCAATGGGAAGATGAAAAAAGCGGAACGAAGTTGGCATAACGCGCATAGCATAGGCATATTCTTAATTTGAAAACTGACAGTTGAACGATAAGCTTTTTGTACGACTTTTAAAAGTTTTCAAAAAACGGTTGACTTTTAAAAACCGAATGGACTATAATCCTATTCAAGAACAATACAAACATCAACACGTTAATGTGTTAAACATAATTTGATATCTCTTATCCAGAGAGGCGGAGGGACTAGGCCCGATGAAGCCCGGCAACCAACAAACCACATTCGGTTTGGAAAGGTGCCAATTCCTACAGATCATTTTTCGATCTGACAGATAAGAGGAGGCCAAAACCCTCTTCTTAGGAAGGGGGTTTTTCTTTTTTTCCTCTTCTAAACTTCACAACAACTTCATCTCAAATTTTTATTTTTCATTTTAAAAATTGAATATCGTTCAAGGGAAAAGTTATAACCTTTATCCCTAGTTTTCCTATACATTTTATCGATATAAAACACAAAAAGGAGAGATTTATATGACAAAATCATTTGATGGATACGACATTGACACATTGCTTTTACACGGAGGGCAAGCGCCTGATCCAACAACAGGCTCGCGGGCTGTACCAGTCTACCAAACAACGTCTTATGTTTTTTCGGATACGGACCACGCACAGAGCTTATTTGCTCTTGAAGAGCCAGGGAACATTTACAGCCGAATCGGTAATCCGACAGTTGACGTATTTGAAAAAAGAGTAGCCCTTCTTGAAGACGGAGTGGCCGCAGTGGCAACTTCTTCAGGTATGTCAGCGATCGCGCTAGCTATATTGAACATTGCAGAAGCGGGTGATGAGATCGTAGCTGCAACAAACCTTTATGGCGGCACTTACAATCTATTTTCTATTACTCTCCCGAAATACGGAATCAACGTAAAATTTGTTGATGCCGAAGATCCAGAGAATTTCAGAAAAGCCGTAACTCCGAACACTAAAGCGTTCTTTGCTGAAACAATCGGTAATCCCAGTTTGAACGTACTTGATATTGAAGCTGTTGCAGATATTGCACACGAAAACGGAGTGCCGCTTTTAATCGACAATACGTTCGCAACTCCATATGTCACAAAGCCATTAAGCTGGGGAGCAGATATTGTTATTCATTCAGCTACGAAATGGATTGGCGGACATGGTACAGCGATCGGCGGGGTGGTCGTTGATGGCGGACGCTTTAATTGGAACTCAGAAAAATTCCCAGGATTCACTGAACCGGATCGCAGTTATAACGGTTTGAGATATGCGGTTGATTTTGGAACACTCGCATTCGCTACGAAACTTCGGGTTCAGCTTTTACGAGATTTTGGTGCTTGTTTGAGCCCTCACAATGCATTCCTCCTTTTACAAGGATTAGAAACGCTGCACCTTCGTGTTGAAAAACATGCGAAAAACGCGCAGGAGATCGCAGAATATCTCGATAAGCATCCTGCAGTAGATTGGGTTTCATACCCTGGGCTTGAGGAACATCCAAGTCATGAGCTGGCTAAAAAATATTTAAGCAACGGTTTTGGTTCGATCGTGAACTTCGGAATAAAAGGCGGGCGTGATGCTGGGCGTAAAGTGATCAACAACATCTCATTATGGTCACATGTAGCGAACGTTGGTGATGCAAAATCTCTGATTATCCATCCAGCATCTACAACTCATCAGCAATTAAGTGATGAAGAGTTAAAAGCGACCGGAGTAACTGAGGAACTTATCCGTTTATCAATCGGTCTTGAATCAGTAAAAGACTTAACGAACGATCTGGACCGGGCGATTCAAGCAGCAACGGGGATCGGATCGAAAAAAACAGAGATTACGATCAATGATGAAGGTGTGATTCGCTGGGCATTGCAGTCCTCATTATACAGAGCAGTTGAAAACGGCCAGGAGATTCAGCGGCCAAAGACACTTGCAATCGTCGGGTTAAGTTCCAATCCGGCAAGACCTAGCCACAGACTTGCACGCAAAATGCAGCGTCTTGGATATAAGATCGTCCCGGTAAATCCGAGAGAAACGGAAGTGCTCGATGAAAAAGCTTATCCAGATCTAAAGTCCATTCCGTTCCCGATCGATGTTGTTCAAGTGTTTAGAAGTCCTGAAGCAGCTATTGAACTTGCGAAAGAAGCTGCGATCACCCAGCCAAAAGTATTCTGGCTTCAAGAAGGAGTCATTTCACCGGAAGCTGCGAGGATCGCAAAAGAAGCGGGAATTGATGTGGTTCACAACAGATGTACCTATAAGGAAGCGCAGCGTTTAAGAGGTACGATCGCAACGTATGCGTGTGAAGTATAAGAAATAAAAAAATAAAAGCCAAAAATAGAGATAACAAAAGTGGAGGGAAACTGATTATGAAGAATTGGTGGAAAGGAACGCTGCTCGTTAGTTTAGCAGCTGCACTGTTATTAGCGGGCTGTTCGAGCTCAGCAAAAGAAGGAGAAAAACCAGAAAAGATCAGATTGGATTACGCGTTCTATTCGCCAACAAGTCTGGCACTTAAAAAGTTTGGCTGGGCAGAGGAAGCATTTAAAAAAGATGGCATTGAAGTAGAGTGGGTGCAAAGCCAGGGAAGCAATAAAGCGCTGGAGTTCCTGAATTCCGATAGTGTGGACTTCGGTTCAACTGCCGGAGCTGCTGCACTTATTGCAAAAGACAAAGGTGCACCTATCGAATCTGTATATATCTATTCACAGCCTGAATGGACCGCATTGGTAGCAAAAGATGGAGGCCCGATTAAGGATGTAAAAGATCTTAAAGGAAAAAAGGTAGCGGCAACCTTCGGAACAGATCCTCACATCTTTTTATTGCGTGCTCTAAGTGAAGCTGGACTTTCAGCAAAAGATGTTCAGATCGTAAACCTTCAGCATGCTGATGGTGCAAACGCTCTAATCAAAGGTCAAGTAGATGCCTGGGCAGGACTTGATCCGCATATGGCAAGAACAGAGTTAGAATCTGGAGGAAAATATATCTACCGAAATCCAGATTTTAATACGTACGGAACGCTGAATGTTCGCTCAGAGTTTGCTAAGAATCATCCGAAGCAAGTGGAACAAGTGATTGAGCTTTATGAAAAAGCAAGAAAATGGACACTGGAAAATCCAGAAGAAGCAGCAAAACTTTTATCTGAAGAGGCGGGGATAAAAGAAGATGTCGCTAAAAAACAACTCGAACGAAATAACTTCTCGGAACCTGTTCCAGGATCACAGCACGAAAAAGCTATATCGGCTGCAGGCGAAGTACTTCAGACAGAAGAGATTGTCAAAAAGGATACAGACATCCAGAAACTCGTAAAAGAATTGATTAACCCTAAGTTTGCTGAAAAAGTAATCAATAAATAACACAGAAGGAAGGAGGAAGTGCCAGTGATTTCAGAAACTCAAAAATGGAAAGCGGGAGAGAGAGCAGCTGCTGCTAAGCTCTCTTCTCCAAAAGGTTTATTCAAAAAAGGACGCGGTATCGTTCTTGGTTCAATTTTGCCAGTCGTCCTGCTTATTGCTTGGGAGCTGGCTGCGAAAGCTGGATTGCTGGCGCCTCACCTGCTTCCAGCACCAAGCGTTATTTTAGAGAAGATAATAAGCATGTATAGGGATGGTTCTCTATTCGGTCATGTTTCTATTACGTTAACACGCGTGTTCTTAGGATTTGCGATTGGTACAGGAGCCGCGGTTGTGATTGGAGCCGTCGTCGGGTATGCCAAAACTGCTGAACAGCTTCTTGACCCATTGTTTCAAGCGGTTCGTTCCATTCCTTCTCTCGCATGGGTACCGTTGTTTATTTTATGGATGGGAATAGGTGAACCTTCCAAGATCTCATTGATTGCAGTCGGCGTGTTTTTCCCGGTGTATTTGAATATCGTGGCAGGCATTCAAGGGGTTGACCGAAAGCTGATAGAAGTAGGCAAGATTTATCAGCTATCTCCATTTCAGCTGACGAAACGCATTATTTTACCAGCAGCATTGCCATCTTTTATTACAGGGATGAGAAGCGGTCTAGGACTTGGCTGGATGTTTGTTGTCGCAGCCGAACTGATGGGAGCAAGTGAAGGATTAGGGTATTTGCTGGTCGTCGGCCAGAACACGTATTCACCAGACACGGTCATTGCCAGTATCCTGCTTTTTGCCGTATTAGGGAAAGTGACAGACGCGATACTAAAATGGATTGAATACCGCTCTCTTAAATGGCAGGACAGCATAAGCAACCAAGCGTAGAAGGAGGGAAAACAGATGCTTCAGATTAACCGTTTAAAACGGACGTTTAACAATAACCAGGCTGGATTTCAGAACATTAATTTTTCCGTCGATAAGGGAGAAATCATCGGGATCTTGGGCACAAGCGGATGCGGTAAAAGTACACTGCTGCGTGTGCTTTCCGGACTTGATTCGAACTACGAAGGAAAGATTTCATCAAAAGATGGAAACGACAATATTGGAATGATGTTTCAGGAACCGAGACTTCTGCCATGGCTGTCTGTTAAGAACAACATCTCATTCGGTTTAGAAAAGGAAGAACGAAATTCAAACAAATATCAAACGTATTTAGACCTTGTAGGATTGACTGGTTTTGAAAATCATTATCCGAAAGATCTCTCTGGCGGGATGGCACAGCGGACAGCAATCGCGAGAGCGCTGATCACAGATCCTGAGGTATTGCTTTTAGATGAACCCTTCAGCGCACTAGACGCATTTACAAAAATGCAGCTGCAAGATCTCCTTCTATCAATCTGGCAAAAAAAGCAAACGACGATGCTGCTTGTCACACATGATATTGATGAAGCTCTCTACCTTTGCGATCGAATCTTCATCTTAAAAGGGCAGCCAGGAGAAGTATTTGCTGAAGTAGCTGTTGAGAAACCAAAGCCGAGGACGCGTGGAGATGCTTATCTATCAAAACAGAAGGCACATATATTGAATCTATTAAATGTTGAAAAGAAAGCAGCAGGTGACGAGCGATGACAAAACTAGCAGCCATTGAGCCTGTAAACGGGACCTATAATGTTGTGACTGACAGAGATGACGCACCATTTTCATGGATCTCCATAACAGAAAAGTTTAACAGAAGAGATGACGGAAGGACGAACATGGCGTATGAATGTGTGGACCGCCATGTGGAAGAGGGACGCGGTGAGAAGGTTGCTCTTCATTACTTGGATGATTCACAGGAATTTAAGATCACTTATCAGGAACTCAAGGAAACAACAGATAGATGGGCAGCAGTGCTTTCCAAGCATGGTGTAAAAAAAGGGGATTTCGTATTTGTCTTTTTGCCAAAACACCCTGATTGCCATATTGCAATGCTAGCAGCTATTAAACTAGGAGCAGTTGTCGGTCCTCTGTTTGAAGCATTTATGTCAGATGCAGTTAGAGACCGCATTGCAGACTGTGACGGAACTTTTTTAATTACAGACCAAGACCTCAATAAGCGCGTTCCACGGGATGAGCTGCCGAGTCTCCATACTGTCTTTTTAACAGATGGAGCCGGTGAAAACGGAGAGATTTCGCTGCAAGAGGAGCTTAATAGAGTAGGAGATGTTGGAAGCCAGATAGAGTGGGTCGATCCTGAACATGGTTTGAATATCCATTATACCTCTGGTTCAACAGGAAAGCCGAAAGGAATTATACACGCTCACCGCGCGATGACACAGCAATATTTAACAGGCCGGTGGGTGCTTGATATACAAGCGGATGACGTGTATTGGTGCACAGCGCATCCGGGATGGGTAACTGGAACGGTGTACGGAGTTTTTGCACCACTTTTAAATGGAGCAACGATCGTGGTTCATGGCGGACGTTTTAAAGCAGAACAATGGTATGAAACGCTGCAAAATGCCGGCGTAACCGTCTGGTATAGTGCTCCTACTGCGTTTCGGATGCTGATGGCAAAAGGGAATAAGCTTCCTGAACAATATGATCTATCGAAACTGCGTCATATTTTAAGTGTCGGTGAACCGTTAAATCCAGAGGTTATTTATTGGGGAAAAAATATTCTTGGAAAAAGAATTCATGATACGTGGTGGATGACAGAAACGGGTGCGCAGCTTATCGTGAATCTGCCGAATGAAACGATCAAGCCAGGATCGATGGGAAAAGCGTTTCCGGGAATTACGGCAACCGTTTTAGATGAAGAAGGAAAAGAACTGCCTCCGTTTTCTGTTGGCCATTTAGCGATCAAGGCACCTTGGCCGGCCATTATGAGGGAAGTGTGGCAGAACGCTGAGAAGTATAATTCATATTTTGGATGGGGTGACTGGTACGTTTCGGGTGATCTTGCTTACCGTGATGACGATGGCTATATCTTTTTCCAAGGACGTTCGGACGACATGATCAATTCATCTGGTGAAAGAATCGGTCCGTTTGAAGTCGAGAGCAAGCTCATTGAGCACGAAGCGGTGGCTGAAGCAGGAGTGATTGGAAAGCCTGATCCGATCCGGGGAGAAATCGTTAAAGCATTTATTGTACTGAAAGATGGCTATTCACAGAGCAGTGATCTGTTAGAAGAGATCCGTGTCTATGTTAGAGGGGAGCTTGCGGCACACGCTGCACCGCGCGAGATCGAAGTGGTAGAGGAACTCCCGAAAACAAAGATCAGCGGAAAAATTTTACGAAGAGAGCTGAAGGCCCGTGAGTTACAAAAACTTGCTTGAAACAAACCGGAAAGTCGGCAAGGTGAAAATCGGTGATTTTGCCTTAGAGTCTGGCCAAGTAATTACGGATGCTGAGCTGGCATATGAGATAACCGGAAATACGAAGGGGCCAGTGCTCCTTCTATGTCATGCTCTTACTGGAAATCAGCATGCATACGGTTCAGAAGAAGAGCCAGGCTGGTGGAGAGGACTGATCGGACCCGAAGGATACATTGATACAAACCTCTATCAGGTGATTACATTTAATGTTCTTGGAGGATGCAGCGGTTCAACAGGTCCAGCGAAGGTTAATCCGGAAACCGGAAAGCCTTATCACAAAACGTTTCCCTTTGTTACGGTCCGAGACATGGTTCGTGCTCAGCGCCAGGCATTAGATGTTCTAACCGTACCAAGACTTTTTGCTGTTTTAGGCGGTTCCCTTGGCGGCATGCAGGCGATGGAATGGGCCGTTCAGTATCCATATTTTATGGAAAAAGTATTCATTTTCGCAGCTACTCCATTTCTAAGTGATTATGGTGTAGGTTTTAACCGGATGGCGATCCACGCGATTGTGAATGATCCTGTCTATAGAAGCGGCAGGCGAGCTGAAGGAGAAAGATTAGTAGGTTTGGAAATTGCAAGGATGGCGGGACTTCTAACGTACCGTCAGCCGAAGCTCTTTAATGAAAGATTTCAAAGAGAAGTACGTGAGACAGATATTGAAGGGAAGCCTTATTTTCAAGTGGATTCTTATTTAAATTATCAAGGGGAAAAATTGACGAAACGATTTGATGTGGACAGTTATTTGACCCTTTTATATGCGATGAATGCTTATGATATCGGTGATAAGCTTGGGGGCTGGAAACGTGCAGCCTCACAGATTCAGGCGGAAGTCCATGCTTTTGGATACGAAGGCGATCTGCTTTATCCGCCAGAAGTGATTGAGGGCTTTGTTAAACACACGCGTTATGGAACTTTTTATTCGATTGAAACAGACTTTGGCCATGATGGTTTCTTAGTAGAATTCGAAAAGTGGGGACCTTATGTAAAGAATGCATTAGATCAGGAGAGGAGGCTGCAATATGGCACCTATTAAAGCGGCATTGCTTGGTTTTGGAACAGTCGGGCAAGGTGTTTATGAAGCGTTGAAGACTCACAGGGAACAGCTGAAATCTGTACTGGGTGAGGAAGTCATTATTGAAGCCATCTTAGTAAAAGATGGTGCAAAAAAGCGGGATGTTGATGAACATATCCTTGTAACGACTGACTTTGATGAAGTTTTAAACATTCCAGACCTGCAGATTGTTTTCGAAGCTATTGTGGGAGAAGAGCCAGGATTTACGTACTTAAGCAAAGCCATTGAAAAAGGGTGCCGCGTTATCACGGCTAACAAAGTGATGTTTGCCAGGCACGGTAAAACATTGCTGGAAAAGGCAGAAGCAGCCGGGGTTTCAGTAGGCTATGAAGCAACGACAGCTGGGGGAACACCGATTATCCGCAGCATTTCACAGCTCTTGCAAGTGAACGATATTCTCTCGGTCGAAGCTATTTTAAATGGTACATCTAATTATATTTTGACTAACATGCGAGAAAAAGGTTCAGCTTTTGAAGATGTGTTAAAAACAGCTCAAGATCTTGGATATGCAGAAGCTGATCCCGTTAATGATGTAGAAGGGTTTGACGCTTTTTATAAGCTCATGATTCTTAGCGAATTGTCTTTTGGAAGTTCTCCAAACTGGGATGAGGTAGAAAGAAAAGGAATTACTGAAGTTTCATCTGAGCAGATTGAAGTGTTTACCCGCTGGGGCTATAAAGTGAAGCATTTGGCGCGGATCAGAAGTGACAGCGGTCTATTCACAGCATCCGTAAAGCCAGTGCTTGTAGATTCTGAACATCCTCTATACGGAGTGGAAGATGTTCAAAACGCAATCATGGTAGAAACTAGTCTTGCTGGCAAAGTGACTGTTCAAGGTGCCGGCGCAGGCAAACTCCCAACGGCAAGCGCGATGGTTGAAGACTTAACTTACGTGCTTCAATCTCATTCAGGAGCAGCTGTGAGGAAGAAGCAGTCAGTATTGAAAGTTGATTCTTCGAGTAGTGAATCTGGCAGTTCTTCTTTAGTAGGGGAATATGTCGTAATCGGTTCTTCCGTTGGTTTTAATGGTTCGGATGATATTCAGCTGTTAAAACAAGATGTTAGAGGAGACTTGGTTTATTTACTGATCAGATGTCACGAAGAAACAGCTAAATCGTTAAAGGCAAATTCAGAGCTTGTTGTTTATGAAGTGGCAGGGAAATTGAAACCAGCAGAAGTTAAAGTCGAAGATAGAGATCTCGTGCTTCAAAGAGTGATTAATCTTTAAGGTGATAGCCTCATCAAGTGGTTGTTGAAAACATTGCAGAGTGTCTCCTGCAGTGTTTTGTGTTTGGTGTGCTGGATGGCTGGATGAGTGGAAAAACTCAGAAGGCACTCATAAATTCCGTAGGGCGCTCATAAACATCGTATCGCGCTCATAAATTTCAGATGGCGCTCATAAATCTCCGAAGACGAGCATAAATGAACGAAATCCACTCAATACGTATATAAAGCTGGCTCAATAAATGAATATCGAGCCAGCTTTTACTTATTTTTTATCGTAAATTATTCATTTTCTGCCTCATACTCCTCATTCACAACAGTAAATTCGTCAATTAAATTTCCATCAGAAGAGGTTGTTGTAAACGTTATACGACCTTTATCTACATGTGCACTCATAGAAACTGCGATATTGTCTGTGTTAACAAAATCGAACTTCTCATCAACCACAGCATCATAATGCTTGTTACCTGTAGTTCCTGCAACGACATATACAGTTCCATTTGAATCTTCTTGTCCATTTTTTAATTTCTTTGTTCTGCCATAAGAATGATCATGGCCCGAGAAGACGATGTCTATTCCTAATTCATCAGCTACTGGCGGTATTTTTTCTTTCATCGATTCGTTTCCGCCAAACGGATTGGTGTAATATGGAGGTTGATGGGTGACAAGGATTTTCCATGGCTTATCTGAATGATTCATATCTTCTTTTAGCCATTGAAGCTGCTGATCTAAAACATTGGCATTTGTTGAATAACCTAAGACACTGATGTGCATGTTATTGTAGTCGACGGAATACGTTCCGCCTTTATCAATCTCAGGTCCATTTTCCGGGAAGTTTAAGATCGCTTTTGCCAGCGAACCATCGCCATCTCCCATATATTCATGGTTACCCAGAGCGGCAACTAAGTCGGTTGAATTAATATTTTCGTATTTGTTAAATACTCCTAGCGTTTGATCCCATTGATTGAACTTTGAAGATTCATCAATTATATCTCCAACATGAATCATGAACGCTGATTCTTTTTTATCCAACTCCCCAAGAATTTTGTCTAAATGACTTAAGTCAGAAGGGGACTGGGTATCACCTAATACGGCAAAATCAAAGGTTTGCTTTCTTTTTAAAGTAGTAAATTCCTTCAACTCCGACCAGTGTTCACCATCACCTACGCGGTAAACATAAGTCGTGTCTTGCTGAAGCTTTTTAAGTAATACTTCATTAACCCTTACGATCCCATTTTTCTTAATATCCAGTTCACCACTGAAAACCTCATCACTTGAAGATCCGACTTGCTTTATAAAAATAGAGGCACCTTTTCTTTCAAAGTCATCCTTCTTAGCGTATTGGACGAAAGCTGATTGATCCAATGCAAGCGGGCTTGACATCCATGTGAATCCTTTTGTTTGATACGGGTTGCCCGTGGTGGTAGAAATGATATTCTTAAATTCAGATTCACTAAGTAGGGCAGGGTAAGACTGGGTTTCGGTTTTAAATGAATACTTTCCGTCTTTAACTGCATATAAAGTGATTTTCTTAATTTCATCTGTGAGAGATTCAACTCGAAGTGTACCGTTTGAGTCTGTCGCTCCAAGTGAAATTTGATCTTCTTCTCCTTCAATAGCAGCTAATATCTCTGCATTCTCTACGGGTCCACCATTGTTATCTTTAACTGTAAGAAGTGTTGATTTTCCGATTAATATGGGTTCATGATCCAATCCAAATGCTGCTTTAATAGGTATACTTACAGGCTTCATTGAAAAAGTGGAAATGAAATTTTCTTCCTTTGGTGCACTGTAAATAATGTCTCCTTTTAATAGTTCGTAAGTTAATTGGCTGCCTTCCTTCGTTGTAGCAGGGACTTCAACTTTTATCGTGGCAGCATCGGCACTTTCAGCCGTTTCACCTGAATTTACCAGATCTAATGTAAGGATTCCAGTTTCATCGTTATAACTTGAAGTACTTGACTTGAAGTGATCTGAGAACAGAACTTCTTTTACAGGATAGTTTTTATCGATCTTCATTTGAATAGAAGAACTTGAGAGTTTATCGTTTTGGACTGTATTCAACACTAGGTTCAAATCAGCTCCTAAATATGCTTGTTCCTGTCCGTGATGAATTTCAATTTTTGCAGATCCTGTATTCATTGTAAAATAACTTGTATGAATCGCCTGATTTCCAAACTTATCGGGCACAATCAGAGTTACCTTATGAGTGCCGTCAGCCCATTTATAGCCGCTTAATGAAACAGAACCGTCCATGTCGTAAGAAAAATGTCCTTCTGCTTTTGCGTAGTCTACGCCATCCACAAGAAAACGAATTTTCTCCCAGTCAATACCCGTTTTAAAAGGATCTTCTTCATATTCGTTTACTTTTGCTGTGATCGTAACTTCGTTAGCTGTAAAGTCTTTTCCGTCCGTATTAACGGAATGTATAACCGGAGGGAACAGGTCATCCACTTT
This genomic interval carries:
- the metX gene encoding homoserine O-acetyltransferase MetX encodes the protein MSYKNLLETNRKVGKVKIGDFALESGQVITDAELAYEITGNTKGPVLLLCHALTGNQHAYGSEEEPGWWRGLIGPEGYIDTNLYQVITFNVLGGCSGSTGPAKVNPETGKPYHKTFPFVTVRDMVRAQRQALDVLTVPRLFAVLGGSLGGMQAMEWAVQYPYFMEKVFIFAATPFLSDYGVGFNRMAIHAIVNDPVYRSGRRAEGERLVGLEIARMAGLLTYRQPKLFNERFQREVRETDIEGKPYFQVDSYLNYQGEKLTKRFDVDSYLTLLYAMNAYDIGDKLGGWKRAASQIQAEVHAFGYEGDLLYPPEVIEGFVKHTRYGTFYSIETDFGHDGFLVEFEKWGPYVKNALDQERRLQYGTY
- a CDS encoding homoserine dehydrogenase, which produces MAPIKAALLGFGTVGQGVYEALKTHREQLKSVLGEEVIIEAILVKDGAKKRDVDEHILVTTDFDEVLNIPDLQIVFEAIVGEEPGFTYLSKAIEKGCRVITANKVMFARHGKTLLEKAEAAGVSVGYEATTAGGTPIIRSISQLLQVNDILSVEAILNGTSNYILTNMREKGSAFEDVLKTAQDLGYAEADPVNDVEGFDAFYKLMILSELSFGSSPNWDEVERKGITEVSSEQIEVFTRWGYKVKHLARIRSDSGLFTASVKPVLVDSEHPLYGVEDVQNAIMVETSLAGKVTVQGAGAGKLPTASAMVEDLTYVLQSHSGAAVRKKQSVLKVDSSSSESGSSSLVGEYVVIGSSVGFNGSDDIQLLKQDVRGDLVYLLIRCHEETAKSLKANSELVVYEVAGKLKPAEVKVEDRDLVLQRVINL
- a CDS encoding phosphodiester glycosidase family protein; the protein is MKNSWKKKMLPSVLALSVISSTISPGLTSALGEFDLTSEIVQTPINEYRADLAPGVKEKHYSFEGKEGKKIESFVVDVDVHNPNVAIEAGTPNDGDGFGLQPVRAQANAADGENHKVVAAVNADFYNMATGEPHGIVYKDGRAIKDYNGRTWNFFGIKKDGDAIIGNSTDYEAVKNELKEALGGNAILVKNRQIYQTPQTGQDKEPRTAVGIKEDGDVFFAVIDGRQEPYSAGISMKDLAQLMIDLGAVHALNLDGGGSSTFTTRQLGGDDLEVDNQPSDRNERGVANSWLVVTKEPSDHVFHSAYVEPYDKSFTPGSTIEFKAKGRDKSFASAPLPDNGLTWELSDSSFGTMENEKFISNGKTGQFHILLKHDGLEVGRSIIEIENPDEMFFGSNELTVARNSDTQLDLMTRFQKRNVKWNLQDIEFEIPEGMGTVDENGVLHTGDQNSKGTITARLKGSSLEASINVTVGQLPIVLYDFENGLGNWKTSTANRGEKGMLTLSEYPDPVRFDEQSLKLDFDFTNAQKGTTLGVYAGSGSHTAIEGNPSSIGMWVYGTPEAQGYWLRMYIVYGNGKNQTINLTEENPGIDWTGWKYIEAEIPSSFTGPFKISGTQAIRMMSTKSGITGPMTKGSIYFDNIRAVYGEKVDDLFPPVIHSVNTDGKDFTANEVTITAKVNEYEEDPFKTGIDWEKIRFLVDGVDYAKAEGHFSYDMDGSVSLSGYKWADGTHKVTLIVPDKFGNQAIHTSYFTMNTGSAKIEIHHGQEQAYLGADLNLVLNTVQNDKLSSSSIQMKIDKNYPVKEVLFSDHFKSSTSSYNDETGILTLDLVNSGETAESADAATIKVEVPATTKEGSQLTYELLKGDIIYSAPKEENFISTFSMKPVSIPIKAAFGLDHEPILIGKSTLLTVKDNNGGPVENAEILAAIEGEEDQISLGATDSNGTLRVESLTDEIKKITLYAVKDGKYSFKTETQSYPALLSESEFKNIISTTTGNPYQTKGFTWMSSPLALDQSAFVQYAKKDDFERKGASIFIKQVGSSSDEVFSGELDIKKNGIVRVNEVLLKKLQQDTTYVYRVGDGEHWSELKEFTTLKRKQTFDFAVLGDTQSPSDLSHLDKILGELDKKESAFMIHVGDIIDESSKFNQWDQTLGVFNKYENINSTDLVAALGNHEYMGDGDGSLAKAILNFPENGPEIDKGGTYSVDYNNMHISVLGYSTNANVLDQQLQWLKEDMNHSDKPWKILVTHQPPYYTNPFGGNESMKEKIPPVADELGIDIVFSGHDHSYGRTKKLKNGQEDSNGTVYVVAGTTGNKHYDAVVDEKFDFVNTDNIAVSMSAHVDKGRITFTTTSSDGNLIDEFTVVNEEYEAENE